tttgaatttttgtccCCGGCATTTTCAAAATGTTCTTCACAATTTGAAACATTGATCATGGTAACAAAGGActtattttcaatagttatagagatattcttaaaattagtttttttttgttcgtcaaTGCAACAACTCCGATGACCTTCACAAGTTTGGTGCAGAAAACTTTTTTTGTAGAAAGGTACTTTGTatgtttttgtagttttattggAAGTCACACACACTTTTGGCAGTGTTTGCTCCACATAAGAACTGTCATTAAACAAATCCATGCAAATATCATCCTTGTTTAGTTCAGCATCCTCAATAGCTCTACATGCAAGTTTGTCCTTATCGGCAACCTCTTGGCTGTCCAATATCTCAATAACGTCATCATCCATCACAATCCCACTTTCATCAGCCTCGTGTTTCCTCTGGTGGGATTTATTGAAACGCTCCATGTGTTTCATACCTTTGATAAATGAGGAGTTACTTTTAGACTTCTTAACTGGAACATTTTCTGAATGATTAGACATTGTTTTAAAATGCTTTCTTTTTCCGTATGTCCTTGTTTGTCTCTCTTTGGTGCTGGTGTTTTGAATAATATTACTGTTAACATTTAAATCTGCAAAAGGTTTTCGTTGTATTTTGGATGTTGCGGGACTCTGTATGTTGTTGAGCCATTGCTGCACATAAGTATTTTTGTTTTCCATTTTCAAACTTCTACTAGGAACCTCTTCGCCAGGTAGCGGAATTGGTGGTTTGATGTTTTCTTTGCCCTTTGAAAAGGAAGTGGAGCTTTTTCTTTTATTGAAATACTTGTTAGAGGCTTGAATGCATTCAGGAAATATAAGCTTTTCTAATTTTTGTTGTTTCAATATACTCACTCTCTTGTCCACTGAAATACAAAACGACATATTTGTACCATAAAGTAAGTACATATGTTAATTTATAGtatgtaaaattatattgaattatgttaagtttaattataaaattatatataattatattgaaaGTTAAGTATAGGTTACCATCTTCTCCGAATAATTCTTGATAAGCCGAAACTAATTGTGATGCATGCTCTACTCGACGACTCAATGGCTCGTCCTCATAGTGTGTAATTTTGGGAGGCGGTGTAATACAGAGTAAACAACATTCAGCTACACTGACACACTCCGCGCAAACTGCATGGCCGCAAGGATACCTCGCGCAAGGTGTGTTCAATTTATCACTAAAAACATTATTCGAAACATCAAAACACATGACATTACGCTAAAACTTTACTTTAACAATCCAAATAACAGTTAGGTATGTACGGTACCAAGTAATGCATCGATTGTTGTCAGCTAAACTTTTTATACATTCAGCAGTAAGCTCTGTGTTTATGTTGAACATGATAGATCTTGCATGTTAATATACTTATCAAATTGTagtacaaaatgaaaataaattagcTAAGCGAAAAATCGCTTGTTAGTAcctatgtttattgtttagtaaaattgtaaaaattttaaatcgtAGGTACCGTATTGACAAATGCGAAAAATGCCACGACACATGTCAAAATTCAAATGTCAAttgacatttcttttttttgtcaaaaagCACCCAAATATTGCCAATGGGGAAATAGAAtaacactgatctccattatgtACTTGTTGTGTGTCGGTCTGcagtctgtctctctgttaaaTCTTCAAGCCGTGCTAAAACCACTTAAAAATATCTGGTTGGTATCTAATGGTTCATGAATATATAAGGGACTgtacatattaatatagtttGTCAAGAAGGTAAAGAAAttgaaaagtggcaacatcgtagtgtcatccctttcaaatcaatcgaaaaaagggatgacactgcgatgttgccactttttaatttcttcacttttttgacagacttatcttaaacaaataaaattctcgtgtcacaatgttaggccgcgtactcctggcggagttgtagtcgctccgcggttcccgtccctcccgcacaAGGCGCATGACaaagggctgggggggttttagtgggtaaacctttgatagggagtcccacatacccccgccccttcccccgataCGTAATCCGTATATATCCCGATACgtaactcctccgaaacggctttactgattttaaccttttatattatgcatattcagtgggtctgagaatcggctactggatacttattataatttatattgataagtgcattacaACTCGAGTCTGACGACCATtgcttgtgcgacgggatagcgatggacgttaccatggtctTACTAAAGCTGATAAGCTTTAGTAAGAccacacacagagcaggtaatgtaaagatgtatattatagcacgatacatctcgatacatctcaatacatctttctatagaaatcgtcaggagaccacacacagcagctataatgtatatttttatatcttcgtatcttaagataccgagctatatgaaaatatacatttatattttgatacatctcaatacatctcaatatatttctgtatattacgatacatctcttctcttcatagggtgttcaaaaatttctgtgattatattaaattgtattgatagacagatacacacagtgttgccacttgccaccttagcacagcacttcacagcaggtactgcaggcagtctgttccccagagcctatattttcaatcaaatatcttcaatccacatcgttctgtttttggcacaatatgtaacaatgcgcgcatcaaaattacaatccgaatcagTGTTGCCATATATACAGATTCCTCCgtatttatacatatattaagtctatgatttatACAGATTTTTGGTGAGTGATACAGATAAGTACTGGATACAGATATTTATACAGAATTacagaattttgtaaatataatgattaattttgtaaaaattcgaCAACGAAACAGGGTAAAACGGGCACTATTGAAGGTCTTTTGCATACAAAGTAACTGATTGGTGCGAAACAATGCTATAATCTAGAGATTATAttgtggacttcagtttatagcgcgcgatgtcaacaaaattggtgtcaaaagcttttataaaaaaaccctggtaccccttaaatcaatacaataTAGTTTGTGACTTGTATTTAATTTCGATTGGGCTAAAAGGACCAGTATCCAGGcccgtaaaataaaatattaaaaaaacagctgtgcagtgtgcacacaataagtatttcatttttttatattaaactttatattttatgccaaattttaaagcttatttagccctccaattacacaactttacccataaactatttatcattgatagatttaaggttacgtcactgcacagataaagtactgagttatttaataccgtagaatagatataacaatcgaaaaaaatcgaaacttaaatgtaagatgataccacgtcttatagaaagacttttgagcaagcgtcagcgcgatgtagaagacgcacggcgccatctattatgaattgttggaactaacttaatttgaacaaatttacgcattttcacccccttacaacccttttttccagtaaaaaagtagcctatgtcctttctcaggctttagactatctgtatacaaaatttcattacaatcggttcggaagttttggcgtttggcgtgaaagcgagactgacagacagacagaaatacttttggcgtttggcgtgaaagcgagactgacagacagacagacagacagagatacttttgcatttataatattagtatagattatgtgcacactgcatagctgtttttgggtattttgattaattaagggccgcgctacaccggaatggggctgccatgcgaggcgagcactttcagcgctgccattccggtgtagcgcggccctaataggggtaccacttaccagggttttaaaaagtttttaaatttgacacaaattttgttgacaccgcgcgctataaactaaagtccacgcagacgatttcgcgggcaacagctagttatgaataaaaaacaatattatagtaaagtaggtatgattagttctgttacaataataaagtaaaaaataaaacgccatctgttttcatatagtagaattaaaatgttgattgcattgatatattttctggatggaatataggccaacacggtacactcgaactcctttattttagagcgccttctgttgtcaacttgtcacatatattagaaatgcagtaggagttctataagataagatagattgattattattataccaagtgattatattattaaacataatattctaacgtattaaaaactataaacaaaaacatactaactaataagtatgattagttctatgttacaataaagtaaaaaataaaacgccatctgttgaatcgtattagaactaaaatgttcattgcatcgatatatttctggattttttataatattatacataaaatatgtttaagatttttgaaattttattttaatacacatccacacacccaggaacattgaaaactttttgttccgcctgcaggactcgaacccaggacccccgggatgagcgctggccacgcgcaatgcgaattcattttcatcgatattttcatggaaataagatattttcccacatcaaaatgtagcctatgtcctttctcagactctagaataactgtatacaaaatttcattgcaatcggttcagtagttttggcgtgaaagcaagacagacagacagacagacagacagacagacagagatactttcgcatttataatattagtatggatatatatttgtatgttcaaccataacttcgccgtttgtgggccgattttcatgattattttgttgttgtacagggttgaatccgaGGTTTTATCGAAAGTCAAATGGGGCTATATGTATATAGTACGCCATAGTAGCAGAtaattaagcgtttgttttatcaattttatttgtttattttattgtataatgcaattctaagtagcctgagtaagtattatgtggtataataaaacaacaattttacttaaaccttatgtttacgtaaacaatgaactgtcaaagaaatctaatatatatatatatatatatatatatatatatatatatatatatatatatatatatatatatatatatatatatatatatatatatatatatatatatatatatatatatatattagatttctttgacagttcattgttgtcaactgtcaaagaaatctaatattgtatatatatatatatatatatatattttttttaatgaaataagggggcaaacgagcaaacgggtcacctgatgaaaagcaacttccgtcgcccatggacactcgcagcatcagaagagctgcaagtgcgttgccggccttttaagagggaataggggagggtaaggatgggatggaaagggaataggggagggtagggaagggaacagggtaagggattgggcctgcggtaaactcactcactcggcgaaacacagcgcaagcgctgtttcacgccggttttctgtgagaacgtggtatttctccggtcgagctggccaattcgtgccgaaacatggctctcccacgtctaaaatagaCGACGTCTAAAGTAGAGAATATAGTATATAGAGCAAAAtgggccaaaaattgtgatttttgtatgggagcccccttatttttttattttattataatattattattaattattaaagtacacatataattaagaccttggtgaaaatttcaagtgcctacctgttgccgttgttgagatagagcaaaaaatcactactacatttgtatacatacaggctttactgtgacaaaatttcaagcaatttggcatacctagtaacattctccattagtTAGAAAAGCAGTTAGAGTTTCACGATCTCCTTTATAGGGACTAataaatttacataatacattaatagGGAATTGTTCGCTTACTGAGACTTCTGCCTTTTTATCGAccgacatttttttattaatttaaagaattatttatttattttttcccagattaatttattaataattaggtataatattgttactttaaGGATAAGAGATTGGTAAGGAATTTGGTAAGTATATTGAACGACACTGATCAGCTGAAATGTagcaataacaaataataatatgctttactCACAGGGACAGGAACACTAGGAACTTGAGCTGCATAGCAGCACGGCGAGCGACAGCAGGCAGCGGCGGCGCGTTTCCAAACGCAACCACGTCAGGAACAATGAGAGCGACAGCAGAATGGCAGCACGACGACCGGGACGGCGGCGGAACAGCAGCAGGAACAATGTCAGGAACGATGGCAGGAACGGCGGCGTTACGGATTTATCGCGATTCGCGCGCGAGATGTCGGGGTGCAGGAGTgcggtatatatatataaatgaaaaCGCTCAGAAAAaacgcaaagcacctaagtcaaagtatcaatcattgttaggcgcgttatatgatagatttctttgacagttcattgtttacgtaaacataaggtttaagtaaaattgttgttttattataccacataatacttactcaggctacttagaattgcattatacaataaaataaacaaataaaattgataaaacaaacgcttaattaggtacctgctactatggcgattgtgcgatcagaatcggaaatgtggacgcgagaatttcagtgatattttcgcgtattactatttttcttcaatgaaaatcttcaaattttcagcactatgacacgtctttcactttaattattaatattaatcacagtaacatgtaAACTCCCAGACTCTTGTGTAGCTAAAATTGTTCATGGTTCTATAGATGTATTTCATAAGCTTAGTTTTAACCGTTGGATCTTTGTACAATCAGAACCAGGGAAATGTCATTACCTGCGAAAAATCTGACGTTAATTtagatgtaattttattcggTACTGGCATCCTGACCTTACCTCAACATTGTAAAGCATTTTATAAGACTTTGCAGTTCACCGCAGTTGATGAAACATCACTCGGCAACGTAACAAATGTAATCTCcaatttcaacattttattaGACGATTGTTGTgaacaaactaaaattaataaaactttctCTAAACTTCCACATTCTAATTTAAAGAACATTGGTAATCTTGACTCTCTACTTCATGCCAGCATCCATCTTCGCTCGATGGAAGATGAGTTGTATAATTTAGAAAATCCATCTCACTTTGATACATATGGAAATTATTACATGTCTTTATGTTTATTTAGTagcatattattcatattttatctcTTATACCAATGCCGAAAAAATATTAC
This genomic window from Aricia agestis chromosome 2, ilAriAges1.1, whole genome shotgun sequence contains:
- the LOC121739617 gene encoding uncharacterized protein LOC121739617; the protein is MFNINTELTAECIKSLADNNRCITCDKLNTPCARYPCGHAVCAECVSVAECCLLCITPPPKITHYEDEPLSRRVEHASQLVSAYQELFGEDVDKRVSILKQQKLEKLIFPECIQASNKYFNKRKSSTSFSKGKENIKPPIPLPGEEVPSRSLKMENKNTYVQQWLNNIQSPATSKIQRKPFADLNVNSNIIQNTSTKERQTRTYGKRKHFKTMSNHSENVPVKKSKSNSSFIKGMKHMERFNKSHQRKHEADESGIVMDDDVIEILDSQEVADKDKLACRAIEDAELNKDDICMDLFNDSSYVEQTLPKVCVTSNKTTKTYKVPFYKKSFLHQTCEGHRSCCIDEQKKTNFKNISITIENKSFVTMINVSNCEEHFENAGDKNSKHIVLNEAPISDKNNKNITKEPVQLEDIPHIKDCHEEIKAKIESNTKNDNLKKGVIVSDSDSDSVLSFIDKEKEVVVEIHRSCNETDYTVLSELDLNQSENRVRHAHRENTPLSTDSSDKENYDPNRMKRMKHDKKCYQKK